Proteins found in one Geomonas subterranea genomic segment:
- a CDS encoding glycosyltransferase family 61 protein, producing MYQVFNGCAGSPSGPSLFRDAFLFGEEGIPLQGNRIINRFVNYPNDQILIWLMQHQNRKLVSLDGVVLPLYGDWSYNFWHWCTEMLPVAYAAHEAGFSGTYLVPQPPFAAESLQLLGIRADRIRVAEALDYHLECMYLLRKTTGHDPATMEIRGRIREALRAHFARTEPRRHLYITRNSHPDTMRKVVNEEALLALLQRFDFLTLRMEELSLSDQLAHTCNAATLLGPHGAGITHCAFMPERSMVIELFPPTYITPCNILPCHRLRHRYFQLTSSCHYKGYQHGYDIEVNLPMLEMILEKELSGY from the coding sequence ATGTACCAGGTGTTCAACGGCTGCGCCGGCAGCCCCAGTGGCCCCAGCTTGTTCAGGGACGCCTTCCTCTTCGGTGAGGAGGGAATCCCGCTGCAGGGAAACCGCATCATCAACCGCTTCGTCAACTACCCCAACGACCAGATCCTCATCTGGCTCATGCAGCATCAAAACCGCAAGCTGGTCTCCCTCGACGGGGTCGTGCTGCCGCTCTACGGCGACTGGAGCTACAACTTCTGGCACTGGTGCACCGAGATGCTTCCCGTCGCCTATGCCGCCCACGAAGCCGGCTTCAGCGGGACCTACCTGGTGCCCCAGCCCCCCTTTGCCGCGGAGTCGCTGCAACTGCTGGGAATCCGGGCCGACCGGATCAGGGTAGCGGAAGCGTTGGACTACCATCTCGAGTGCATGTACCTGCTGCGCAAGACCACCGGTCACGACCCTGCCACCATGGAAATACGGGGGAGGATCCGCGAGGCGCTCCGCGCGCACTTCGCCCGCACCGAACCGCGCCGCCACCTCTACATCACCCGCAACTCGCACCCCGACACCATGAGAAAGGTGGTCAACGAAGAGGCACTCCTGGCGCTACTGCAGCGCTTCGACTTCCTGACGCTGCGCATGGAGGAGCTCTCCCTCTCAGACCAGCTTGCCCATACCTGCAACGCCGCGACGCTCCTCGGCCCCCACGGCGCCGGCATAACCCATTGCGCCTTCATGCCGGAGCGCTCCATGGTAATCGAGCTATTTCCTCCCACCTACATAACCCCGTGCAACATCCTTCCGTGCCACCGGTTGCGCCACCGCTACTTCCAGCTCACCAGTTCCTGCCATTACAAGGGGTACCAGCACGGCTACGACATCGAGGTGAACCTGCCGATGCTGGAGATGATCTTGGAAAAGGAGTTGTCGGGTTATTGA
- a CDS encoding EamA family transporter, with amino-acid sequence MTPLWFPLTVMSAFFLATSDATTKRALTGRNEYLVTWLRIVPTLPLFLIPLPFIPIPKLGDDFYFCIFTGLPLEAVAIVLYTKALKLSPLSLTLPLLSLTPLLLLVVPYLLLGERISPMGGAGILLIALGGYLLNSGRGETGVLAPLKALAREKGALCMLGVATIYSLTSTLGKRAIAASSPLFFAAVYLPLLVLFLTPFALYKSRGELRPVLRNGTAKAVVLPAVCYALQALTHVFAVNLTNVAYMIAVKRLSLLFGVLYGHYLFKEKGGIVSTIIMLVGVFLIVAGG; translated from the coding sequence ATGACGCCGCTATGGTTCCCGCTCACCGTTATGTCCGCCTTCTTCCTCGCCACCAGCGATGCAACCACCAAGCGCGCCCTGACCGGCAGGAATGAATACCTGGTCACCTGGCTGCGCATCGTACCTACCCTGCCGCTCTTTCTGATCCCGCTTCCCTTTATCCCGATTCCGAAGCTGGGGGACGACTTCTATTTCTGCATCTTCACCGGCCTTCCACTGGAGGCGGTCGCCATCGTCCTCTACACCAAAGCCCTAAAGCTCTCGCCGCTGTCGCTCACCCTGCCGCTGCTCTCCCTGACACCGCTTTTACTGCTGGTGGTCCCGTACCTGCTGCTGGGAGAAAGGATCTCCCCTATGGGAGGCGCCGGGATCCTGCTCATTGCACTGGGTGGCTACCTGCTCAACTCCGGCAGGGGTGAAACCGGGGTGCTGGCGCCGCTGAAGGCGCTGGCCAGGGAGAAGGGGGCGCTGTGCATGCTGGGGGTTGCCACCATCTACAGCCTCACCTCGACCTTGGGCAAGCGCGCCATAGCCGCCTCCTCTCCACTGTTTTTCGCGGCCGTCTACCTGCCGCTATTGGTACTCTTCCTCACCCCGTTCGCCCTCTACAAGTCCCGCGGAGAGCTGCGCCCGGTGCTGCGGAACGGCACGGCCAAAGCCGTGGTGCTCCCCGCCGTCTGCTACGCACTCCAGGCCCTCACCCACGTTTTTGCCGTCAACCTCACCAACGTCGCCTACATGATCGCGGTAAAAAGGCTAAGCCTCCTCTTCGGCGTGCTCTACGGCCACTACCTGTTCAAGGAGAAAGGGGGCATCGTCTCCACCATCATCATGCTGGTTGGCGTCTTTCTCATCGTGGCAGGGGGATAA
- a CDS encoding AAA family ATPase, producing the protein MGKNVLIPSIEQRLRGLMEVGRRNLHEHGFSDVERANPTVTLTREFGCEGYPVAERLQGILEKRSGKPWVVMDRALLDAVVKDHNLAEGILNNLGTKNRFLDDMLSTFSSHWKSDKDYYRLLCRQIVALATAGNVILVGRGASILTQNTGNCYHFRIIAPMSFKVKSVAARCGLSADQAQDMVTEKQRQRDAFLKDFLGRDIADPTLYHLVFNNARLSAGRIAEIMADVVMPQTRD; encoded by the coding sequence ATGGGCAAGAACGTTTTGATCCCGTCGATTGAACAGAGGTTGCGGGGATTGATGGAGGTAGGGCGGCGGAACCTGCATGAGCACGGTTTTTCCGATGTGGAGCGGGCCAACCCGACGGTGACCTTGACCCGGGAGTTCGGCTGCGAGGGGTACCCCGTCGCCGAAAGGCTGCAGGGTATCCTTGAGAAGCGCAGCGGCAAGCCCTGGGTGGTGATGGACCGGGCCCTGCTCGACGCGGTCGTCAAGGACCACAACCTCGCGGAAGGGATCCTTAACAACTTGGGCACCAAGAACCGGTTCCTTGACGACATGCTCTCCACCTTTTCTTCGCACTGGAAGAGCGACAAGGACTACTACCGGTTGCTCTGTCGCCAGATCGTGGCACTGGCCACCGCAGGGAACGTGATCCTGGTGGGGAGGGGGGCTTCCATCCTGACCCAGAATACCGGCAACTGCTACCACTTCAGGATCATCGCCCCGATGAGCTTCAAGGTGAAGTCGGTCGCCGCCCGGTGCGGGCTCTCCGCCGACCAGGCGCAGGACATGGTGACCGAAAAGCAGCGCCAGCGCGATGCCTTTCTCAAGGATTTCCTGGGGCGCGACATCGCTGACCCGACCCTGTACCACCTCGTCTTCAACAACGCCCGCCTGTCCGCCGGGCGGATCGCGGAGATCATGGCCGACGTGGTCATGCCGCAGACGCGCGACTAG
- a CDS encoding metallophosphoesterase: protein MAAISRRAFLAGGIAFFPYLYYQRVSVAVRRYRVPVQNLPTGFHGFTILHITDLHGKEFGERGESLLAILRGLSFDLVAVTGDLVLRTAPSLNPALELVRGIGRFSKSPVFSVSGNHEWRAQLAPQVNAKLEQAGVRVLKNEAEMLQRGEDRLWVVGVDDPVTGRASLTEALPHADARAPRLLLAHAPHLFPQAAQAGVDLMLVGHTHGGQIRFPLIGAPYIPSMGYLPKWDYGLYRQGKSTMIVNGGLGESWFPIRFNNPPEVALVTLLPLETAGGAEKGGLG from the coding sequence ATGGCAGCTATCAGCAGGCGTGCATTCCTGGCCGGCGGGATCGCCTTCTTCCCGTACCTCTACTACCAGAGGGTTTCGGTGGCGGTGCGGCGCTACCGGGTGCCGGTGCAAAACCTCCCGACAGGTTTCCACGGCTTCACCATCCTGCATATAACCGACCTGCACGGCAAGGAGTTCGGCGAGCGCGGCGAGAGTCTGCTGGCGATCCTGCGTGGGTTATCCTTCGACCTCGTGGCCGTCACTGGAGACCTGGTGCTGAGGACCGCGCCGAGCCTGAACCCGGCCCTCGAACTGGTCAGGGGGATTGGCCGGTTTTCCAAGAGCCCGGTGTTCTCGGTGAGTGGCAACCACGAGTGGAGGGCGCAACTGGCGCCTCAAGTCAACGCAAAACTGGAGCAGGCTGGGGTCCGGGTCCTGAAGAACGAAGCGGAGATGCTGCAGAGAGGGGAGGACCGGCTCTGGGTGGTCGGGGTGGACGACCCGGTGACCGGGAGGGCCAGCCTGACAGAGGCGCTGCCCCATGCCGATGCCCGTGCACCGCGCCTGTTGCTGGCCCACGCGCCGCACCTCTTCCCGCAGGCGGCGCAGGCTGGCGTGGACCTGATGCTGGTTGGTCACACCCACGGTGGCCAGATCCGCTTCCCCTTGATCGGCGCTCCCTACATTCCCTCCATGGGCTACCTGCCAAAGTGGGATTACGGCCTGTACCGCCAAGGAAAGAGCACCATGATCGTCAACGGCGGCCTGGGGGAGAGTTGGTTCCCGATCCGCTTCAACAACCCTCCCGAAGTGGCGCTGGTGACCCTGCTTCCTTTGGAAACGGCCGGGGGAGCCGAAAAGGGAGGCTTGGGCTAG
- a CDS encoding peptide chain release factor family protein produces MADFAVSEEKNRWLKGKMEQLGVAEKDLEERFVHASGRGGQHVNKSSSCVYLKHIPTGLEVKCMESRSQSLNRFLARRLLLEKIEGAGGGMTRKELAAEKLKRQKARRKRRSGTKYGTDAATDAGQGPETGSVASTTRDESQ; encoded by the coding sequence ATGGCTGATTTCGCGGTGAGCGAAGAAAAGAACCGCTGGCTGAAGGGGAAGATGGAGCAGCTCGGGGTCGCGGAAAAGGACCTGGAGGAGCGCTTCGTGCACGCCTCGGGGCGCGGCGGACAGCACGTCAACAAGAGCTCCTCCTGCGTCTACTTGAAACACATCCCCACCGGGCTCGAGGTCAAATGCATGGAATCGCGCAGCCAGTCGCTGAACCGGTTCCTGGCGCGGCGCCTGTTGCTGGAGAAGATCGAGGGAGCCGGTGGCGGCATGACCAGGAAGGAGTTGGCCGCGGAGAAGCTGAAGAGGCAGAAGGCCCGCAGAAAACGGCGCAGCGGTACCAAATATGGCACCGATGCTGCAACGGATGCCGGACAGGGCCCGGAAACGGGGTCTGTAGCGTCAACTACCCGGGACGAGAGCCAATAA
- the rho gene encoding transcription termination factor Rho, with translation MNLQELKEKKINDLTAIAKALNIEGASSLRKQDLIFAILNAQTEKNGMIFGEGVLETLPDGFGFLRAPDYNYLPGPDDIYVSPSQIRRFNLHTGDTVAGQIRPPKEGERYFALLKVETVNHESPEVARDKILFDNLTPLYPEEKLILETTPDNMSSRVMELVAPIGKGQRGLIVAPPRTGKTMLIQNIANSIALNHPEVFLIVLLIDERPEEVTDMQRSVKGEVISSTFDEPASRHIQVAEMVIEKAKRLVEHKRDVVILLDSITRLARAYNTVIPPSGKILSGGVDSNALHKPKRFFGAARNIEEGGSLTIIATALVDTGSKMDEVIFEEFKGTGNMELHLDRKLVEKRTFPAIDINKSGTRKEELLIPQASLNRIWILRKVLHPMNVVDSMEFLISKLQGTKTNQAFLDSMSK, from the coding sequence ATGAACCTACAGGAACTTAAAGAAAAGAAAATCAACGATCTCACGGCCATTGCCAAGGCGTTGAACATCGAGGGGGCGTCCAGTCTCAGGAAGCAGGACCTGATCTTCGCCATCCTCAACGCTCAGACCGAGAAGAACGGCATGATCTTCGGCGAGGGGGTCCTGGAGACCCTGCCTGACGGGTTCGGCTTCCTGAGGGCGCCGGATTACAACTACCTGCCGGGCCCCGACGACATCTACGTGTCGCCTTCGCAGATCCGCCGCTTCAACCTGCACACCGGCGACACCGTTGCCGGCCAGATCAGGCCCCCCAAGGAAGGGGAGCGCTACTTCGCCCTCCTCAAGGTCGAGACCGTCAACCACGAGTCTCCCGAGGTCGCCCGCGACAAGATCCTCTTTGACAACCTGACCCCGCTCTACCCGGAAGAGAAGCTCATCCTTGAGACCACTCCGGACAACATGTCGAGCCGCGTCATGGAACTGGTCGCGCCGATCGGCAAGGGGCAGAGGGGCCTGATCGTCGCTCCGCCGCGCACCGGCAAGACGATGCTGATCCAGAACATCGCCAACTCCATCGCGCTGAACCACCCCGAGGTGTTCCTGATCGTCCTTCTGATCGACGAGCGCCCGGAAGAGGTTACCGACATGCAGCGCTCGGTGAAGGGGGAGGTGATCTCCTCCACCTTCGACGAGCCCGCCTCCCGCCACATCCAGGTGGCCGAGATGGTCATCGAGAAGGCCAAGCGTCTCGTCGAGCACAAGCGCGACGTCGTCATCCTGCTCGATTCCATCACCCGTCTGGCCCGCGCCTACAACACCGTGATCCCGCCCTCCGGCAAGATCCTCTCCGGTGGTGTCGACTCCAACGCCCTGCACAAGCCCAAGCGCTTCTTCGGCGCCGCGCGTAACATCGAGGAAGGTGGCTCGCTCACCATCATCGCCACCGCCCTGGTCGATACCGGCTCCAAGATGGACGAGGTCATTTTCGAAGAGTTCAAGGGCACCGGCAACATGGAACTCCACCTGGACCGCAAGCTGGTCGAGAAGAGGACCTTCCCCGCCATCGACATCAACAAGTCGGGCACCAGGAAGGAAGAACTGCTCATCCCGCAGGCCTCTTTGAACCGCATCTGGATCCTCAGGAAGGTGCTCCATCCCATGAACGTGGTTGATTCCATGGAGTTCCTGATCTCCAAGCTGCAGGGGACCAAGACCAACCAGGCCTTCCTCGATTCCATGAGCAAGTAA
- the rpmE gene encoding 50S ribosomal protein L31: protein MKEGIHPKYEEITVKCLCGNQFQTRSTKAEISTEICSQCHPFYTGKQKLIDTAGRVERFRKRYNLEK from the coding sequence ATGAAAGAAGGGATCCACCCCAAGTACGAAGAAATTACCGTAAAGTGCCTGTGCGGTAACCAGTTCCAGACCCGTTCCACCAAAGCGGAGATCTCCACTGAGATCTGCTCGCAGTGCCACCCGTTCTACACCGGCAAGCAGAAGCTGATCGACACCGCAGGCCGCGTCGAGCGCTTCCGCAAGAGATACAACCTGGAGAAGTAG
- the thyX gene encoding FAD-dependent thymidylate synthase, whose translation MKVALLQHTPDPELTIALAARLCYSSADIEALKEKLSGADVKKFLDKIMSLGHQSVLEHASFTFGVDGISRVTSHQLVRHRVASFSQQSQRYVSHKERFAVVTPQSIAANPKHLELFEAQVAALHAAYAALVEAGVPAEDARYLLPNATETKIIITMNARELLHFFAVRCCERAQWEIRAMAIEMLRLVKPVAPTVFDKAGPGCLAGPCPEGAMSCGKMADVREFFREM comes from the coding sequence ATGAAGGTTGCCCTTCTGCAGCACACCCCCGATCCCGAGTTGACCATCGCCCTCGCCGCACGGCTCTGCTATTCGTCGGCCGATATCGAGGCGCTCAAGGAGAAACTCTCCGGCGCTGACGTCAAAAAATTCCTGGACAAGATCATGTCGCTTGGGCACCAGTCGGTGCTGGAGCACGCTTCGTTCACCTTCGGCGTGGACGGGATCTCGCGCGTCACCAGCCATCAGCTCGTGCGGCACCGGGTCGCCTCCTTTTCCCAGCAGTCCCAGCGCTACGTCTCTCACAAGGAACGCTTCGCGGTCGTGACGCCGCAGTCCATCGCGGCTAACCCCAAGCACCTGGAACTTTTCGAAGCCCAGGTCGCCGCCCTGCATGCGGCCTACGCGGCCCTGGTCGAGGCCGGCGTCCCCGCGGAGGACGCGCGCTACCTGCTCCCCAATGCCACCGAGACCAAGATCATCATCACCATGAACGCCCGGGAGCTGTTGCACTTCTTCGCCGTGCGCTGCTGTGAGCGGGCCCAGTGGGAGATCCGTGCCATGGCCATCGAAATGCTCAGGCTGGTGAAGCCGGTGGCGCCGACCGTTTTCGACAAGGCCGGTCCGGGCTGCCTTGCCGGCCCCTGCCCCGAAGGCGCCATGAGCTGCGGCAAGATGGCCGACGTGCGGGAATTCTTCCGGGAGATGTAG
- a CDS encoding DUF1385 domain-containing protein: MSKINIGGQAVLEGVMMRAPRSMAIAVRRPDGDISVKSETVIPLSERFPITKLPIVRGAVALFSSLIIGIKALNFSANEALAEGEEKEEINDWAIAGTMAAAFGFGILLFFIMPLYLTKLLVPIIGDSNIVFNLVDGVIRVVVFLIYIIAISRMKDIQRVFQYHGAEHKSIFTFEAGEELTVDNVRKYSCLHPRCGTSFLLIVMLVSIVVFSLIPKLWPFYFKAGSRIILLPMIAGLSYEVLKWTAKHDNHALVKMVIAPGLALQRLTTREPDDSQIEVAIKSMQVALELNDGFKDDRLVV, encoded by the coding sequence GTGTCAAAGATAAACATAGGCGGACAGGCGGTTCTGGAAGGTGTCATGATGCGGGCTCCGCGCTCGATGGCCATCGCGGTAAGAAGGCCTGACGGCGACATCTCGGTGAAGAGCGAGACGGTGATTCCGCTCTCCGAACGGTTCCCCATCACCAAGCTCCCCATCGTGCGTGGGGCCGTGGCGCTCTTCTCGTCGCTCATCATCGGCATCAAGGCGCTCAACTTCTCCGCCAACGAGGCGCTCGCCGAGGGGGAGGAGAAGGAAGAGATCAACGACTGGGCCATCGCCGGGACCATGGCGGCGGCCTTCGGCTTCGGCATCCTGCTCTTCTTCATCATGCCGCTCTACCTGACCAAGCTGCTCGTCCCGATCATCGGCGACTCCAACATCGTCTTCAACCTGGTGGACGGGGTGATCCGGGTCGTGGTGTTCCTGATCTACATCATCGCCATATCCCGGATGAAGGACATCCAGCGGGTGTTCCAGTACCACGGCGCCGAGCACAAGTCGATCTTCACCTTCGAGGCGGGTGAGGAGCTCACCGTCGACAACGTGAGAAAGTACAGCTGCCTGCATCCCCGTTGCGGCACCAGCTTCCTCTTGATCGTCATGCTGGTGAGCATCGTGGTGTTCTCTCTGATCCCTAAGCTGTGGCCCTTCTACTTCAAGGCCGGCTCCAGGATCATCCTGTTGCCGATGATCGCCGGGCTTTCCTACGAGGTCCTCAAGTGGACCGCGAAGCACGACAACCACGCGCTGGTGAAGATGGTGATCGCCCCGGGCCTCGCCCTGCAGCGGCTCACCACCCGCGAGCCGGACGATTCCCAGATCGAGGTGGCTATAAAGTCCATGCAGGTAGCCCTTGAGCTGAACGACGGCTTCAAGGACGACCGGCTGGTGGTTTAG
- the prfA gene encoding peptide chain release factor 1, with protein sequence MFDKIADLEVRFGELESLLSDPEVLANQVEFRKLSKEHAGLTELIAAYREYKKVLSDIEGNKELLKEPDQEMREMAQAELETLEERREQLEGEIQVLLLPKDPNDDKSVVLEIRAGTGGDESALFAGDLFRMYSRFAETNRWKVEVISASESERGGFKEVIALVEGDGVFAKLKYESGTHRVQRVPETEAQGRIHTSACTVAVMPEAEDIDIDINPADLKIDVYRSSGAGGQHVNTTDSAVRITHIPTGTVVACQEERSQIKNRAKAMKVLKSRILDNIVMEQNAKMAADRKSQVGSGDRSERIRTYNFPQGRMTDHRIGLTLYRLDSIMAGDIAEIADSLRAHYQMEALQAQSEGM encoded by the coding sequence ATGTTCGACAAAATTGCAGATCTTGAAGTACGTTTCGGGGAGCTGGAATCGCTCCTTTCCGATCCGGAGGTGCTGGCGAACCAGGTCGAGTTCAGGAAGCTCTCCAAGGAGCACGCCGGCCTCACCGAGCTGATCGCCGCCTACCGCGAGTACAAGAAGGTGCTCTCCGACATCGAGGGGAACAAGGAACTCCTGAAGGAGCCGGACCAGGAGATGCGGGAGATGGCCCAGGCCGAGCTGGAGACCCTCGAGGAGCGCCGCGAGCAGCTGGAAGGTGAGATCCAGGTGCTCTTGCTCCCCAAGGACCCCAATGACGACAAGAGCGTCGTCCTCGAGATCCGTGCCGGTACCGGCGGCGACGAGTCCGCGCTTTTCGCCGGCGACCTCTTCCGCATGTACAGCCGCTTCGCCGAGACCAACCGCTGGAAGGTCGAGGTCATCTCCGCCTCCGAGTCGGAGCGTGGGGGCTTCAAGGAGGTCATCGCGCTGGTCGAGGGTGACGGCGTCTTCGCGAAACTCAAGTACGAGTCCGGCACCCATCGCGTACAGCGCGTCCCCGAGACCGAGGCGCAGGGGCGTATCCACACTTCCGCCTGCACCGTCGCCGTCATGCCCGAAGCTGAGGACATCGACATCGACATCAACCCGGCCGACCTGAAGATCGACGTGTACCGTTCCTCCGGTGCCGGCGGCCAGCACGTCAACACCACCGACTCCGCGGTCAGGATCACCCACATCCCGACCGGGACCGTCGTCGCCTGCCAGGAAGAACGCAGCCAGATAAAGAACCGCGCCAAGGCCATGAAGGTCTTGAAGTCCAGGATCCTGGACAACATCGTGATGGAGCAAAACGCCAAGATGGCCGCCGACAGGAAGAGCCAGGTGGGGAGCGGCGACCGCAGCGAGCGCATCAGGACCTACAACTTCCCGCAGGGGCGCATGACCGACCACCGCATCGGGCTCACCCTGTACCGTCTCGACTCCATCATGGCCGGCGACATCGCCGAGATCGCGGATTCCCTGCGCGCCCACTACCAGATGGAAGCCCTGCAGGCACAAAGCGAAGGCATGTAA
- the prmC gene encoding peptide chain release factor N(5)-glutamine methyltransferase gives MTTTPEKWDVLKVLNWTKGYLSEKGVENPRLEAEWMLCEALSMDRVGLYLNFDKPLSDAELAAYRSMVARRGKREPLQYILGTQEFMGLEFRVTPAVLIPRHDTEVLVTEAAKRGTAAQSVLDIGSGSGCVAIALAKALPQAEVCSVDVSAEALDVARGNAERNEAAVQFFQGSLFEPFAGRRFDMVVSNPPYIPNSELATLQAEVRGFEPMGALDGGADGLDFYRRIVSDAPGYLNPGGWLIFEVGAGQAPQVLRLLKAGGFAGETFTQTDPAGIERVVGGRLEGTDSAKCLSP, from the coding sequence ATGACCACCACCCCCGAAAAATGGGACGTCCTCAAGGTCCTCAATTGGACCAAAGGCTACCTTTCCGAGAAAGGCGTGGAAAACCCGCGTCTTGAGGCGGAGTGGATGCTGTGCGAGGCGCTGTCCATGGACCGGGTGGGGCTCTATCTCAACTTCGACAAGCCCCTTTCCGACGCCGAGCTGGCCGCCTACCGCAGCATGGTGGCGCGGCGCGGCAAGCGCGAGCCGCTGCAGTACATCCTGGGAACGCAGGAGTTCATGGGGCTCGAGTTCCGGGTCACCCCGGCGGTACTGATCCCGCGCCACGATACCGAGGTGCTGGTGACCGAGGCGGCCAAGCGCGGCACCGCCGCGCAGAGCGTTCTCGACATCGGCAGCGGGAGCGGCTGCGTGGCCATCGCGCTGGCCAAGGCGCTGCCGCAGGCCGAGGTTTGCAGCGTTGATGTCTCGGCCGAAGCCCTCGATGTGGCCCGCGGCAACGCCGAACGCAACGAGGCCGCCGTGCAATTTTTCCAGGGCTCCCTGTTCGAACCGTTTGCGGGACGACGCTTCGACATGGTAGTATCCAACCCGCCCTATATTCCCAATTCCGAACTGGCGACATTGCAGGCCGAAGTGCGCGGCTTCGAACCGATGGGCGCGCTCGACGGCGGGGCCGACGGCCTCGACTTCTACCGGCGCATCGTGAGCGACGCGCCCGGTTATTTGAATCCCGGTGGCTGGCTGATCTTCGAGGTCGGCGCCGGACAGGCACCGCAGGTGCTGAGGCTTTTGAAGGCGGGCGGTTTTGCCGGCGAAACCTTCACCCAGACCGATCCCGCAGGCATCGAGCGCGTGGTCGGCGGCAGGCTCGAGGGGACTGACTCCGCCAAGTGCCTGTCCCCTTAG
- the murA gene encoding UDP-N-acetylglucosamine 1-carboxyvinyltransferase has translation MEKLVIKGGNKLSGEVTVSGSKNAALPIFISTILAPGCHTISNVPFLRDINTTIKVLEKLGARVDGRGNVVKIDTTDLNSWEATYDLVRTMRASVLVLGPLLARFGQARVSLPGGCAIGARPINLHLKGLAALGAEITLEHGYVEAKAKKLKGARINFDISTVGGTEQLLMAAATAQGETILENAAREPEIVDLADILTKMGANIEGAGTDTIRIKGVEQLTAAEHAVMPDRIEAGTFMIASAITGGDVKIKNMRLEHLDALTFKLQDAGVEIINKDNVVRVKGPKKIRNVNIKTRPYPGFPTDMQAQFMALMCIAEGASVISENIFENRFMHVSELLRFGADIICEGNSATVKGVKKLSGAPVMATDLRASASLILAALAADNTSEISRIYHLDRGYENIEKKLAGLGADIVRVPDVDGP, from the coding sequence GTGGAAAAACTGGTAATCAAAGGTGGCAACAAGCTCTCCGGAGAAGTGACCGTTAGCGGGTCGAAGAACGCCGCCCTCCCCATATTCATCTCGACCATACTGGCACCCGGGTGCCACACCATCAGCAATGTTCCCTTTCTGAGGGACATCAACACCACCATCAAGGTGCTCGAGAAGCTGGGCGCCAGGGTCGACGGCCGCGGCAACGTGGTCAAGATCGACACCACCGATCTGAACAGCTGGGAAGCCACCTACGACCTGGTGCGCACCATGCGCGCCTCCGTGCTGGTGCTTGGCCCTCTTTTGGCCCGTTTCGGCCAGGCCCGCGTCTCGCTCCCCGGCGGCTGCGCCATCGGCGCACGTCCCATCAACCTGCACCTGAAGGGTCTTGCCGCGCTGGGCGCCGAGATCACCCTGGAGCACGGTTACGTCGAGGCGAAAGCGAAGAAGCTCAAGGGCGCGCGCATCAACTTCGACATCTCCACCGTCGGCGGTACCGAGCAGCTTCTCATGGCCGCCGCGACCGCGCAGGGGGAGACCATCCTGGAGAACGCCGCCCGCGAACCGGAGATCGTGGACTTGGCCGACATCCTCACTAAGATGGGTGCCAACATCGAAGGGGCCGGCACCGACACCATCAGGATCAAAGGGGTCGAGCAGTTGACGGCCGCCGAGCACGCCGTGATGCCGGACCGCATCGAGGCGGGCACCTTCATGATCGCCTCCGCCATCACCGGCGGCGACGTGAAGATCAAGAACATGCGCCTGGAGCACCTGGACGCGCTGACCTTCAAGTTGCAGGATGCCGGTGTGGAGATCATCAACAAGGACAACGTGGTCCGCGTCAAGGGTCCCAAGAAGATCCGCAACGTCAACATCAAGACCCGTCCCTACCCCGGCTTCCCGACCGACATGCAGGCGCAGTTCATGGCGCTCATGTGCATCGCGGAAGGCGCCAGCGTGATCTCCGAGAACATCTTCGAGAACCGCTTCATGCACGTATCCGAGCTGCTCCGTTTCGGCGCCGACATCATCTGCGAGGGGAACAGCGCCACCGTGAAGGGGGTCAAGAAGCTCTCCGGCGCGCCGGTCATGGCGACCGACCTCAGGGCCTCCGCCTCGCTGATCCTGGCCGCCCTCGCCGCCGACAACACCAGCGAGATCTCCAGGATCTACCACCTCGACCGCGGCTACGAGAACATCGAGAAGAAGCTGGCGGGCCTTGGCGCCGACATCGTCCGCGTCCCGGATGTCGACGGGCCGTAG